The window ATTGCTGACCAGATTTAGTTAATGTACTTATCAAACCGCCGTTTTTAAGAAAATCTTTTTCAATTTTATCAGAAACCAGCTTCGCTTGATCCTTCGTTGCGATTTGAAAAAACAGCGGAGATGTGGCAGCAAGAGTTTGTTGTTTAGATAACGTTTGCGTTTTCCAGTTATAATCTGTAAAAAATTTAAGCGATGGGCTCCAACAATATCTAAGTATTGCGGCTTTTCGTTTTAGGGCTTTTTGCTTAAATGATTTGGATTTTGCCGCATTGCCTTCTTGTCCATAAGCTTTTGCAATCACGTTTTCCAAATTAAACATCAGGCAATTCAAATCAACAGGGATCAAGTCTGTGGTAATTATTGTTCCAAAATCTTTCCCATCGGCAAACCAACGTGTACTAAAATCCCACCCAGATTCTGCAGCAGAACGCACATTACTATAAAATTCGGCTTTAGGTTGCTTAGATAAATTTGATGATTTAAAATCTTCTGCATATGATTCTTCTCTTGGCAGATTGCCAGAATCGAAATACCTGTTTAAAAGTGTTCCGTCTTTAAGTTTCACAAGGTGATTTATAGCCTTTCCATTCTGAATAGTTTCATTTCCTTTCATCCAAAAAGCATATTCCTTTTCAAGTGCATCTTTATAATCTTTCACTTTTACAGATGGATCACTCTCGGCGAGAAGAGAAACCATTAAAGAGAAAAATGGTGGTTGAGATCGTGTTAAATAATAAGTTCTGTTTCCATTAGGGATAAATCCATAGGTTCGAATAAGGTAAGCGAAATTATCTACCATATCTTTTATGGTTGCAATTTTGCCAGCTTCTTTTAATCCCAACATCGTAAAATACGAATCCCAATAATAAATTTCTCTAAAACGACCGCCAGGAACGATATATGGTTTTGGCAAAGCAAGTAGTGAAGTTCCGCTAACAGTATCAGGATTTCGTTTTAGAACCGTCCATAGAGTGTCTAAATGTTTTTCTATTCCAGCGCCAATATTTGAAGTATATAATGCGGTATGACTGATCGGTGCAGAAAAATTTTGTGCTACAAAATTCTTAAGCACAAAATCAGAATTTCCTTTAAACGCTAAATATTCTCTCATAATCAATTTGGGATCTTTCTTCGGGATGGCATCAACAAAGGTTTTGCTATCAGGATATATACCAGAAAGCTGTATTTGTTCAAACAATCCTGGATAAAGTTGTCTGGGACTTTTCTGTAGCTGAGCGTTAGCGCTTACAGAAAGGAAAAACAGAAATAGTATAAAATATCTTTTCATATTTGGTTAGTTTAATAAGCTTTTAATTTAAAGCAAATAACATTTACGCTTATAATAAATCTTTCAAAACCACCCAGACGTTATTAGCTAAAATTTTATCGCCCTCAGCGGTTGGATGGATACCATCTTGTTGGTTAAGCTTTGGAATGCCGCCAACTTTATCTAATAAAAAGGGAACAAGTGCCATATCATTCTTCTTCGCCAAGGTTGGATATATGTTTTTAAAATCCGTAGTAAACTTCGCCCCCATATTTGGCGGCATCTGCATTCCTGCAATAACCATTTTAACATTTGGATATTTCGCTTTTACGCGATCAATAATATCCTGTAAGTTTTTTGTAGTTTCGGCAACAGCAAGCCCCCTCAAGCCATCGTTTGCTCCCAATTCGAGCACAAAAATATCAACCGGCTGTTTCAATAACCAATCAATTCTACCTTTTCCACCGGCAGAAGTTTCGCCACTCAAACCTCCATTAATAACTTTATAATTCAGTTTCAGCGAGTCAATCCTATTTTGAATTAAAGCAGGATAAGCTTCTGTTGGGTCTAAGCCGTATCCAGCTGTTAAACTGGTTCCAAAAAAGAGAATATTTTTCTTACTGGTCTCAGTGGTAAGTGGTTTTTGGTCAGTGGAATCTAAAGTTTTATCATCATTCTTTTTATTCTGTCCATTTCCGCATGATGCAGCCAGGGCAGCAAAAACAAATAAGCCCATTAATCGTTTTCGTAACATATCTTGTAAAAATCAGTCCTAAATTAAAACATTATCTTAACAGGTCAACTCTTGTTAAGTTTGATAAGTGTCAAAAGTAAACCTAAATAAATCAGCTATTGGAAAGCATATTGAACATTCGAAATGTAAGCAAAATTTACCACAGTGCCAGTCGGGAACTTACCGTTTTAGATAACATAAATTTCGATATTGGTGCTGGCTCAACTGTGGCAATAACCGGCCCGTCGGGAAGTGGGAAAACAACTTTATTAGGCTTAGCAGCTGGTTTAGATCGAGCAAGTAATGGCACCGTAGAATTAAAAGGAATTGCTTTAGAAAAATTAAATGAAGATGAAAGGGCCGCCGTTCGTAACCAGTACGTTGGCTTTATATTTCAGAATTTTCAGCTGCTGCCAACCCTAACTGCTTTAGAAAATGTAATGGTTCCGTTGGAGTTGCGTGGTGCAAAAAACATTAAAGCAATCGCCATGAATCTTTTAGATAAAGTTGGTTTGGCTGACCGTTCATATCATTATCCTGTTCAATTATCAGGAGGAGAACAACAACGCGTTTCGTTAGCAAGGGCCTTTTCAAATCAGCCAGCCATACTTTTTGCCGATGAACCCACAGGAAATTTGGATGCAGAAACCAGTGAAAAAGTAATAAAACTGCTTTTCGACTTAAATAAAGATGCAGGTACAACTTTAGTAATTGTAACCCATGATTTAGAACTCGCCGCTAAAACCAACCGGACTATAAAAATAAAAGGTGGCGTAATTATTTCTGATGAAAACCCCACTTATGCCTAACACCCTTCCAAAGCAAAACATACGTTTATCGTGGCTTTTTAAAATGGCTTGGCGAGATAGTAGAAAGAACCGATCTCGATTATTGCTATTTATCTCCTCCATTGTTTTAGGCATTGCCGCACTTGTAGCCGTCTATTCTTTTAAAGATAATTTACAAAAGGATATAGATTCGCAAGCCAAAGAGTTAACAGGTGCCGACCTGATTTTGGAAAGTAGAAAAGGAATCAGCAAAGCGATGCAAAAGATGATCGATACGCTTGGCGACGAACATTCTGAAGAAAAAACTTTTGCCTCAATGGTTTATTTTCAGAAGAATGGTGGAAGCAGATTGGTTCAAATGAAAGCGCTAAAAGGCAGTTATCCATATTATGGTTCTATCGAAACCATTCCGATTTCTGCTGCCAAAGCTTTTCAATCGAACAGAGATGCTTTAGTAGATCAAACTTTAATGCTGCAATTTAGCGCAAAAGTTGGCGATTCGATTAAGGTTGGAAACTTGAATTTTAAGATTTTAGGAACGCTTACCAAAGCTCCTGGTCAAACAGGAATTTCATCAACCATTGCCCCAACGGTATATATTCCTTTGCAATATCTGGCTAAAACTGAATTGATAAAAACAGGTAGCCGGCTGAGTAATAGGTTTTATTATCGTTATGATAATCCATCTGAAGTTGATGCTTTTGTTAAAAAAAATGAGGCAAAATTTGAGAAAGAAGGTTTCGATGCCGACACAGTTGAATCTA is drawn from Pedobacter mucosus and contains these coding sequences:
- the treF gene encoding alpha,alpha-trehalase TreF, with the protein product MKRYFILFLFFLSVSANAQLQKSPRQLYPGLFEQIQLSGIYPDSKTFVDAIPKKDPKLIMREYLAFKGNSDFVLKNFVAQNFSAPISHTALYTSNIGAGIEKHLDTLWTVLKRNPDTVSGTSLLALPKPYIVPGGRFREIYYWDSYFTMLGLKEAGKIATIKDMVDNFAYLIRTYGFIPNGNRTYYLTRSQPPFFSLMVSLLAESDPSVKVKDYKDALEKEYAFWMKGNETIQNGKAINHLVKLKDGTLLNRYFDSGNLPREESYAEDFKSSNLSKQPKAEFYSNVRSAAESGWDFSTRWFADGKDFGTIITTDLIPVDLNCLMFNLENVIAKAYGQEGNAAKSKSFKQKALKRKAAILRYCWSPSLKFFTDYNWKTQTLSKQQTLAATSPLFFQIATKDQAKLVSDKIEKDFLKNGGLISTLTKSGQQWDSPNAWAPLQWISIAGLNHYGFNKLADTISQRWINLNTKVFKQTGKLMEKYDVTQTESLGGGGEYPLQDGFGWTNGVLLKLIKSKSK
- a CDS encoding arylesterase encodes the protein MLRKRLMGLFVFAALAASCGNGQNKKNDDKTLDSTDQKPLTTETSKKNILFFGTSLTAGYGLDPTEAYPALIQNRIDSLKLNYKVINGGLSGETSAGGKGRIDWLLKQPVDIFVLELGANDGLRGLAVAETTKNLQDIIDRVKAKYPNVKMVIAGMQMPPNMGAKFTTDFKNIYPTLAKKNDMALVPFLLDKVGGIPKLNQQDGIHPTAEGDKILANNVWVVLKDLL
- a CDS encoding ABC transporter ATP-binding protein — protein: MESILNIRNVSKIYHSASRELTVLDNINFDIGAGSTVAITGPSGSGKTTLLGLAAGLDRASNGTVELKGIALEKLNEDERAAVRNQYVGFIFQNFQLLPTLTALENVMVPLELRGAKNIKAIAMNLLDKVGLADRSYHYPVQLSGGEQQRVSLARAFSNQPAILFADEPTGNLDAETSEKVIKLLFDLNKDAGTTLVIVTHDLELAAKTNRTIKIKGGVIISDENPTYA